Part of the Imperialibacter roseus genome, CTATCGATTTGATGACCGCCTTATGTCTGCCAAAAGCTTCTTCCATAGCAAAGGAGATTTCACCGAGGGTAGCTCTCAACCGGGCAGCGTTTACTGCTTTTTCCAAAAGATTGCCTTTGCCAGTCTGAGCACATTTGGTCAAATCTTCTAAACCTGCAACAACCCCGGACTCATTTCTGCTCGATTTGAGCCTGGCAAGTCTTTGGATTTGCTTCGCTCTTACCGCCGCATTGTCAACCTCAAGTAGCTCTATATCAGTTTTTTCTTTCGTAATATACCTATTAATTCCTACAATTATATCTTGCTGCGAGTCAATCCTTGCTTGTTTTTTTGCAGCAGCTTCTTCTATTCTCATTTTAGGCAGACCACTTTCGATAGCTTTGGTCATGCCGCCAAGTGCCTCCACCTCTTCTATCAGCGCCCAGCTTTTTTCTATTAACTCGTTGGTTAAGTATTCTACATAGTGAGAGCCTCCCCACGGATCAACTACTTTGGTGACGTTGGTTTCTTCCTGCAAATACAGCTGGGTGTTTCTCGCTATTCGGGCTGAGAAGTCTGTCGGCAGAGCAATAGCTTCGTCGAGGGCGTTGGTATGCAGCGACTGTGTGCCACCAAACACCGCTGCCATGGCCTCAATGGTTGTCCGGGCGACGTTATTGAACGGATCTTGTTCGGTAAGGCTCCACCCGGACGTTTGGCAGTGCGTTCGCAGCGAGAGCGATTTGCTGTTCTCAGGACTGAATTGACTTACAAGCTGTGCCCACAGCACCCTGGCTGCTCTTAGTTTGGCGATTTCCATGAAGTGGTTCATGCCTATGCCCCAAAAAAAAGAGAGCCGTGGGGCGAACTCATCAATTTTGAGACCGGCGGCCAGCCCCGTTCTTATGTATTCCAGCCCATCGGCCAGGGTGTATGCCAGCTCCAGATCAGCAGGAGCGCCCGCCTCGTGCATATGGTAGCCACTGATCGAAATGCTGTTGAAACGAGGCATGCGTCTGGCAGTGTATTCAAAAATGTCTCCGACAATTCGCATGGACGGCACAGGAGGATAGATGTAGGTATTTCTCACCATAAACTCCTTGAGGATGTCATTCTGAATGGTGCCACTTAGTAGGTTGGGGCTCACTCCCTGTTCTTCTGCCGCTACTATATAAAAAGCCATAATTGGGAGGACAGCTCCGTTCATCGTCATCGACACTGAAATCTTATCCAGGGGAATTTGGTCGAAGAGGATCTTCATGTCTTCTACAGAGTCAATGGCTACGCCAGCTTTACCCACATCGCCCTCTACCCGGGGGTGATCGGAGTCGTAGCCTCGGTGGGTGGCCAGGTCAAAAGCTACTGAAAGCCCTTTTTGTCCCATGGCAAGGTTCTTCCTGTAAAAGGCATTGGAGTCTTCCGCCGTTGAGAAACCGGCATATTGCCTGATCGTCCAGGGTCTGCTGGTGTACATCGTGCTGTACGGGCCTCTCAGGAAAGGAGGGAGCCCGGCCGCAAAAGCACCCTGGGTGATTTTTTCCTGATGCTCTTTATTAAACATGGAAGGCACATCAATACCTTCTGCACTTTTCCATGTGGCTACCCCTGCAGAGGGCTGTTTCTCTGGGCCTGCCTTCGGGCTAAATGGAATTTTTGTGAAATCAGGTGTAGTCATATGCCAAATAGCTTTTGGTAAGAGGAGAGCGTTTTAACAAAATCAGATTTAAGATGGATGAAGCTGTCTATGCCTGCTTTGGTCAGTTGCTCTTCATCACTGCCAGGGTTCCCCGCCAGCACCAGGTGTGCCTTTGGGCACTGTACTTTCAAGGCTTGAAACACGGCCGGGCCTGATTCAATATAATCTTGATCGGAGCTGCACACGATGATGAGTTGGGTGTCGGCAGAAAAAGGCGCCGCATGCTGTGGTGACCATGGTGCCCATTCGGCCACGTTGATGCCGGCGGCGGGCAATACTCCTTTTACAAAATTATACCTCGCCAGTGACGCCTGCTTGTCACCGAAGAAGATGGCCATAGCAGCAGGTCTGGACTGCCCGGACTGCTTTGCCAGGTAGTCCTCCATTTTAATCCGGAGGTGTTCAAATGAGGAGAGCAACGAGCCCTCGTTGTTGTAGCTTTTGAGGGTGGGAAACGACTCAAAAAGGCTGAGGTCGCAGAAGTTATTTACGCCTACAACGTTCAGCTTTCGACTGGAAATAAGAGCTCTCTCTTTCTCTTCAAAGTTATTTGCTTCGTCCTGCCAGTAGCTGCCAGAAAGTGAGCTCGAAAACCCACCTGAAGACTCCACTTTTTGCATCTTTCTCCAGCCTTCACTGGCCAAGTCGGCGCTAAGTTTTTCCAGGAAGTAAGACCCGGCCATGGGGTCGCAGTTTTTGTCAAAATAGCTTTCGTCCCGGAGAAGGTTCGAGATGTTCCTTGCAATTCTCTGAGAAAACTGACCCGGCGAGAAGGGGTTTCTGCTATCGAAGCCCGGCATTGAAAGGTAACTGGCTCCTCCATTTACGCCAGCCATTGCAGCAGATGTCATACGAATAAGGTTGACA contains:
- the scpA gene encoding methylmalonyl-CoA mutase; the protein is MTTPDFTKIPFSPKAGPEKQPSAGVATWKSAEGIDVPSMFNKEHQEKITQGAFAAGLPPFLRGPYSTMYTSRPWTIRQYAGFSTAEDSNAFYRKNLAMGQKGLSVAFDLATHRGYDSDHPRVEGDVGKAGVAIDSVEDMKILFDQIPLDKISVSMTMNGAVLPIMAFYIVAAEEQGVSPNLLSGTIQNDILKEFMVRNTYIYPPVPSMRIVGDIFEYTARRMPRFNSISISGYHMHEAGAPADLELAYTLADGLEYIRTGLAAGLKIDEFAPRLSFFWGIGMNHFMEIAKLRAARVLWAQLVSQFSPENSKSLSLRTHCQTSGWSLTEQDPFNNVARTTIEAMAAVFGGTQSLHTNALDEAIALPTDFSARIARNTQLYLQEETNVTKVVDPWGGSHYVEYLTNELIEKSWALIEEVEALGGMTKAIESGLPKMRIEEAAAKKQARIDSQQDIIVGINRYITKEKTDIELLEVDNAAVRAKQIQRLARLKSSRNESGVVAGLEDLTKCAQTGKGNLLEKAVNAARLRATLGEISFAMEEAFGRHKAVIKSIAGVYASESGSSDDIITARKLTDQFEELDGRRPRILVAKMGQDGHDRGAKVIATSFADLGFDVDIGPLFQTPEEVAMQAAENDVHVIGVSTLAGGHKTLVPKLINQLKAIGRSDIKVVAGGVIPEKDFDFLYREGVIDIFGPGTVIPKAAISILRKLMSI
- a CDS encoding methylmalonyl-CoA mutase family protein: MSKWDMSNFPPSNHSLWRENALKELKTKQLDSLQWHYDPDVIIQPYYEEADAPFSFAADANAELLPHQQIGRLWYYLDSVTVDTQITDNKDANEIALESLGQGADGILWKLKEVDQQAHVTLFKDIGFEYCQNAFQVTQWGVAEEAFFQRLFSGYFLKKDILPGFLFYDPTSDSDKALRIEALFPQGTMFRPHCFDATSKLASSLSPTGQIAYMLSAFVERCKKLTDAGVSINTIVDRMIVCVSIGRDFFHEMAKIKAIKVVLSQAANHFEGGKVSPADIKIYSQANVNTHSVVDPYVNLIRMTSAAMAGVNGGASYLSMPGFDSRNPFSPGQFSQRIARNISNLLRDESYFDKNCDPMAGSYFLEKLSADLASEGWRKMQKVESSGGFSSSLSGSYWQDEANNFEEKERALISSRKLNVVGVNNFCDLSLFESFPTLKSYNNEGSLLSSFEHLRIKMEDYLAKQSGQSRPAAMAIFFGDKQASLARYNFVKGVLPAAGINVAEWAPWSPQHAAPFSADTQLIIVCSSDQDYIESGPAVFQALKVQCPKAHLVLAGNPGSDEEQLTKAGIDSFIHLKSDFVKTLSSYQKLFGI